The bacterium genome includes a window with the following:
- a CDS encoding radical SAM protein: MKSEFIPKWIAWESTQRCNLRCVHCRCSSDLEAAEGDFTTEEAFKLIDDICELSKPVMVLSGGEPLLRKDIFEIAKYGTGKGLRMCMATNGVLVTDEVCEKMKEADIKMVSLSLDGPSAEVHDNFRGSPGAFEGTVRAAGLFKKHGIKFLVNSSFTKRNQPYIADTFRLAKSLGATAWYMFMIVPTGRGEEIMNELISKEDYEELLTWHYEQEKHEDQILMRPTCAPHYYRIVPQMAKKEGVKFERRSLTFSTGGGKGCIAAQTICLIDCFGNVKPCSYFPMSAGNVKTEKFKDIWENSPLFKDLRNFKSYKGKCGECEFINVCGGCRARAYAVSGDYLAEEPFCDYVPVRMNREK, translated from the coding sequence CGTCCACTGCCGCTGCTCCTCCGACCTGGAGGCGGCGGAGGGGGATTTCACCACAGAGGAAGCCTTCAAACTCATCGACGACATCTGCGAGCTTTCAAAGCCCGTGATGGTTCTCTCCGGCGGCGAGCCGCTGCTTCGGAAGGATATCTTCGAGATAGCGAAGTACGGCACCGGCAAGGGCCTTCGCATGTGCATGGCCACCAATGGCGTCCTCGTCACCGACGAGGTATGCGAAAAAATGAAGGAAGCCGACATAAAGATGGTCTCCCTCTCCCTCGACGGGCCGAGCGCGGAGGTTCACGACAACTTTCGCGGGAGTCCGGGAGCCTTTGAGGGCACCGTCCGCGCCGCCGGCCTCTTCAAAAAGCACGGCATAAAGTTTCTCGTCAACTCCTCCTTCACCAAGCGAAACCAGCCGTACATAGCCGACACCTTCAGGCTGGCAAAAAGCCTCGGCGCGACGGCGTGGTACATGTTCATGATCGTCCCCACCGGGCGCGGCGAGGAGATCATGAACGAGCTTATCTCCAAGGAGGATTACGAGGAGCTTCTGACGTGGCACTACGAGCAGGAGAAGCACGAGGACCAGATTCTCATGCGGCCCACCTGCGCGCCCCACTACTACCGCATCGTACCGCAGATGGCGAAGAAGGAAGGGGTCAAGTTCGAGCGCCGCTCGCTGACCTTCTCCACCGGGGGAGGAAAGGGGTGCATCGCCGCCCAGACCATCTGCCTCATAGACTGCTTCGGCAACGTAAAGCCCTGCAGCTATTTCCCGATGTCGGCGGGCAACGTCAAGACCGAGAAGTTCAAGGATATCTGGGAGAATTCGCCGCTCTTCAAGGACCTTCGCAACTTCAAATCCTACAAGGGCAAGTGCGGCGAGTGCGAATTCATCAACGTCTGCGGAGGGTGCAGGGCGAGAGCCTACGCCGTCTCCGGGGATTATCTTGCGGAAGAACCTTTCTGCGACTACGTTCCCGTCAGAATGAACAGGGAAAAGTAA
- the hemE gene encoding uroporphyrinogen decarboxylase: MSRSDRFLKACRGEPVDTTPVWIMRQAGRYMKEYRDVREKYTFLEVCHIPEVACEVTLQPLDRLNVDAAILFSDIMIPLEGMGCKVDFNPGPVMEPIRTRADVDALRVCNPEEDVPFVLDAVKLIRKELGGKVPLIGFSGAPFTLAAYMVEGKGSREFANFKRMMFGAPDLFNDLMEKVSDTVIAYLNAQAKAGAQALQIFDTWGGILSPADYKKYVLPHSKRIIDSLDKSVPVINFVKGSGLMLDHVKEVGGDVIGLDWHIDIERAIKELGPDFAVQGNMDPSYMFAPVELAKKTAAEITEKGKKAKGHIFNLGHGIMPMADVETARAVVEAVHEAGAR; this comes from the coding sequence ATGAGCCGTAGCGATAGATTTCTGAAAGCGTGCAGAGGGGAGCCGGTAGACACCACCCCCGTATGGATAATGCGCCAGGCCGGGCGTTACATGAAGGAGTACCGCGACGTGCGCGAGAAGTACACCTTCCTCGAAGTCTGCCACATCCCCGAGGTGGCCTGCGAAGTCACCCTCCAGCCCCTCGACAGGCTGAACGTGGACGCGGCGATACTCTTTTCCGACATAATGATTCCCCTCGAAGGGATGGGCTGCAAGGTGGATTTCAACCCCGGCCCGGTGATGGAGCCGATACGCACCCGCGCCGACGTTGACGCGCTTCGCGTCTGCAACCCCGAGGAGGACGTTCCCTTCGTCCTCGACGCGGTGAAGCTGATACGAAAGGAGCTGGGCGGCAAGGTTCCGCTCATCGGCTTTTCCGGCGCTCCCTTCACCCTCGCCGCCTACATGGTCGAAGGCAAGGGCTCCCGCGAGTTCGCCAACTTCAAGAGAATGATGTTCGGCGCTCCCGATCTCTTCAACGACCTGATGGAAAAGGTCTCCGACACCGTAATCGCCTACCTGAACGCTCAGGCGAAGGCGGGCGCTCAGGCCCTCCAGATCTTCGATACCTGGGGTGGCATCCTCTCCCCGGCGGACTACAAAAAGTACGTCCTGCCCCACTCGAAGCGGATAATCGACAGCCTCGACAAATCCGTCCCGGTAATCAACTTCGTCAAGGGCTCCGGTCTCATGCTCGACCACGTCAAGGAGGTCGGCGGCGACGTAATCGGCCTCGACTGGCACATCGACATCGAAAGGGCCATTAAGGAGCTCGGCCCCGATTTCGCCGTGCAGGGGAACATGGACCCCTCCTACATGTTCGCCCCGGTGGAGCTTGCAAAGAAGACCGCGGCCGAGATTACCGAAAAGGGCAAGAAGGCCAAGGGTCACATTTTCAACCTCGGTCACGGCATAATGCCGATGGCGGACGTTGAGACGGCGCGAGCGGTTGTAGAGGCCGTACACGAGGCGGGAGCCCGGTAG
- a CDS encoding DegQ family serine endoprotease: MKIKTLSTALAVAAAFFVTTVASAAPAPDSFADLAENLTPSVVNISTTKTEKFRMPSMPGGRLDPFREFFGDDFFKHFGGQGEENGSRKTQSLGSGFIWDESGYIITNNHVVEGADEVIVRLSEGKKFEAKVVGADPKTDVAVLKIDPGKYVLKPVKPGDSETVRVGDWVLAIGNPFGLGHSVTAGIISAKERIIGMGPYDSFLQTDADINFGNSGGPLFDIKGRVIGINAAKNTQGAGIGFAIPINMAKSVISQLKSSGKVTRAWLGVMIQDLTEEIADSLNLTEPAGALVSDVLDKGPAQKSGLERGDVILEFDGKPIKNSKQLPFMVASHAPGAVVEMTILRKGEKKKLTATLGEMEGEAAAAQEVGKQTIGMVVQEITPELREALNIDTKEGLVITDVEGGSAAQEAGLRRGDIIIEINQTAVSKMKQLQDEISEAKKSGKGSILLLVKRGENTLFVLVKLPKKDK, encoded by the coding sequence ATGAAGATCAAAACACTCTCAACCGCGCTGGCGGTGGCCGCGGCCTTTTTTGTCACCACCGTCGCCTCGGCGGCGCCCGCGCCCGACTCCTTCGCGGACCTGGCGGAAAACCTTACCCCCTCGGTAGTCAACATCTCGACGACCAAGACGGAGAAATTCCGCATGCCCTCCATGCCCGGCGGCAGGCTGGACCCCTTCCGCGAATTTTTCGGCGACGATTTTTTCAAGCATTTCGGCGGACAGGGCGAAGAAAACGGCAGCCGGAAAACGCAGAGCCTCGGCAGCGGCTTCATCTGGGACGAGAGCGGCTACATCATCACCAACAATCACGTCGTCGAGGGAGCGGACGAGGTCATAGTCCGCCTTTCCGAGGGTAAAAAGTTCGAGGCCAAGGTAGTCGGCGCCGATCCGAAGACAGACGTGGCGGTATTGAAGATCGATCCGGGCAAATACGTGCTGAAACCCGTAAAGCCCGGCGACAGCGAAACCGTGCGCGTAGGCGACTGGGTGCTCGCCATCGGCAACCCCTTCGGCCTCGGCCACTCGGTAACAGCCGGTATTATCAGCGCCAAAGAGCGCATAATCGGCATGGGTCCCTACGACAGCTTCCTCCAGACCGACGCCGACATCAATTTCGGCAATTCCGGCGGCCCTCTCTTCGACATCAAGGGGCGCGTAATCGGCATAAACGCCGCGAAAAACACTCAGGGCGCCGGAATCGGCTTCGCCATCCCGATAAACATGGCCAAATCCGTAATCTCCCAGCTCAAATCCAGCGGCAAGGTCACCCGCGCCTGGCTGGGCGTGATGATTCAGGACCTTACCGAGGAGATTGCCGACTCGCTTAACCTTACCGAACCCGCGGGCGCTCTCGTGTCGGACGTTCTCGACAAGGGCCCGGCGCAAAAATCCGGTCTTGAGCGCGGAGACGTAATCCTCGAATTCGACGGCAAGCCGATCAAGAATTCAAAGCAGCTCCCCTTCATGGTGGCGAGCCACGCCCCCGGCGCGGTTGTGGAGATGACGATTCTTCGGAAGGGCGAGAAGAAAAAGCTGACCGCGACGCTGGGCGAGATGGAGGGCGAGGCCGCCGCCGCTCAGGAAGTGGGCAAACAGACTATAGGAATGGTGGTTCAGGAGATAACGCCGGAACTTCGCGAAGCCCTCAACATCGACACGAAAGAAGGGCTCGTAATAACCGACGTGGAAGGCGGCAGCGCCGCGCAGGAAGCGGGACTTCGTCGCGGAGACATCATCATCGAGATCAACCAGACCGCAGTCTCCAAGATGAAGCAGCTCCAGGACGAGATAAGCGAAGCCAAAAAGAGCGGCAAAGGTTCGATACTCCTCCTCGTCAAGCGCGGCGAAAACACCCTCTTCGTCCTCGTCAAGCTCCCCAAAAAAGACAAGTAA
- the yacG gene encoding DNA gyrase inhibitor YacG: MKAKCPACKKIVEWEGNSWRPFCSERCKMLDFGNWLNEKYRIDAVEDDEEVDTDILPDKGQQ; this comes from the coding sequence ATGAAAGCCAAATGCCCCGCGTGTAAAAAAATCGTCGAATGGGAAGGAAATTCCTGGAGGCCTTTTTGCTCCGAACGCTGCAAAATGCTAGATTTCGGCAACTGGCTGAATGAAAAGTACAGGATAGACGCCGTAGAGGACGACGAAGAGGTCGACACCGATATCCTCCCTGACAAGGGGCAGCAATGA